The Stieleria maiorica genome includes the window ACAGCACGGCCGGTTCGATCACCGACTTGGGCTTGGCGTCTTGGTAGGCGTAATCGTGCGGCAAACGCAGGGTCGCCTTGACTTCGGAAACGTTGTAGGTGTTGGCGCGAATCATCCGCTGGAACGCGCCGGGGACTCGCCCTTTGTCGTAGTGCTTGCGGGCTTCGCTGATCATCGCGTTGGCGGGATTCGTTTTCTCATAGCCTGGGTCGCCACGCTTGATTCGCGTCCGAGTCCCCGCGGTCAACGCCGCCAATTCATAGAACTGGTACTGGGTCCATTGGTCAAAGGGATGGTCGTGGCATTGGGCACATCCGATCTGGGTGCCCAAGAAGATCCTGACGGTGTTGTCGATGTACGGCAGCGGCATCCCGTCATCGCGCAGTTGGTAGCCGGTCGCGGGATTCTCCCACACCTTGCCGTCGGCGGTCAGCATTTCATAGACCCACTCGTCGTACGGCTTGTTGGTGCGAATCGCATCTTTGACGTACGCCAGGAACGGTTCCGCGATGATGTTCGGCTGGGGGCGTTCGCGCAGCCGCAGCGTGTCGGCCCAAAAGTTGTAGGTGTGACTGACGTAGTCCGGACTGCCCAGCAGCGTGTCGATCAATTCGATGCGTTTATCCGGATCTTTGGAATCCAGAAAGGCTTGGGCCTCGGCCAGCGTCGGAATTCGGCCGGCGACGTCCAAATAGATCCGTCGCAGAAACACTTCGTCCTCGACCGGCGGGTTCGGCGACAACCCTTGCTCGGTCAGCTTGTCTTCGATCAGCGAGTCCAGTTCGGCGGCGGCGAGTTCCAATTCGGTCCGCCGATCGCGCGATGCCGGTTCGACGTCCATCAGGTGCGATGGTCGTGTGCGCACGCTTTCGGGCAGTCGGATCTTTGGCGGTGCGGGTTTCTTCTTGGCGGGCGTCTTTTTTTGTGCCGTCGCGACGGCAGGGGACAGGACCAGCAGGGCTGAAACCAGCGCAAGCAGGGGGGCCGGTCGTCGAAGGAGAGGGGGCAACATGGCGGCGGGAATCATCGAAAATCGCGGACGCATGAAGAGCTACACCTAGCCGTGTCGAGAAGAGGAATCCGTCAATCATTGAACGCGACCGACTGACGATTTGTACCCCATTTTAGCCCACGAGCTGGCAAATGCGGCATGGAACGTGCCGGGTGGGAGGTCAAGAAACGCGTCTTTCGACCGGTCCCCCCGCTGTGCTACAACGGATCGCATGTTGGGTGAAATCAAAGTTGGCCGATGTAGCCGCCAGTGCTACCGCGAAAAGCGACCGCTGAAAGAAGGCGAGTGGTATTACAGTGTCGTGCTGCACAATGACGACGACGAATACGAACGCCGCGATTACAGCGCCGACGGCTGGGAAGGCCCACCGGAGGGGACGCTGGGGCATTGGAAATGCCGGATGCCGGTCGCCGGAGAGAAGAAAATGGTGCTGGCACCGCGGGCCGTGCTGATCGGTTTGTTGCGGCAGATGGAAGACATGCCCGAGCAGGCGAAAACACGATACCTGCTGGCGCTGATCTTACTCCGTCGACGATTCGTCCGCGTCATCAGCGGTCCGCACTCGGCAGCGAAAACCCAAGACGAAGCGGACGCGACGACGTCCGGCCCCCCGATGATGCACTTGGAAGTGGTCGACGACGGATCGACGATCGACGTGGCCGAGTGCCAAATCGCCAAGAGTGAAGCGGAATCGTTGAGCGAGGCGCTGAGCGAGTTGTTGTATTGCGAAGCGAGCGAAATTCAGCAGGAATGATCGATGGTACGGTTTGACGCAAGGATGCGCGCACTGACCTGGCTACTCGTGCTCGGTGTCGGTTTTGTTTCTGGCGGAGCGACCTGCGCCCGACGCGACACGACGTTTCAATTGCCCCCGCCGCCACCGGTGCTGCCCCAAACGCCGACGTTGGATCAGGTCGTTGCGGCGGTCAATCGCACCTCGTCGATCGGAGAATTGTCCACCAACACCGCGTCGGTCGATGTGCTCACCATGCCGGCGCTGCCGAAGCTGTCGGCGACGATCAATTTGCGCAAAGAGCGCGACTTCCGACTCAAGGCCAGTCTGCCCGTCGTGATGGGATCGGGGTTGGACATGGGCAGCAACAACTCTCTGTTTTGGTTCGAAGTCCCCGAGGGCATGAGCCGCACGCTGTATTTCGCACGGCATGATCAGTATCGCCGACAACTCGACCGGGCCGTGCTTCCGGTCGATCCGACCTGGGTCAGCGACGCGCTGGGGCTGGTCCAAATCGATCCCAGCCAAGTGGTCGCCGGTCCGGTCTTGCGGCCCGACGGAAAACTTGCGATCCGATCGGCGTTGCCGTTGCCCGCCGGAACCTTCCAGCGCGTCTGTTACATCGACCGCGCCGCGGGACATGTCACCGACCAACTGTTGTACGCGCCCACCGGCGGCCCGCCGATCGCGGAAAGCCACGCCTCGAACCACCAGTTCTACGTCGATCACAATTGTTCGCTGCCGCATACCGTTCAGCTGTCGCTGCGGCCGCCTGCGGGCGAGCCGTTGGAGATGGTGATCGATGTGGGCGTCTATGCGGTCAACCAGATCTTAAGCGGCGACCCAAATCTGTTCGTCATGCCGCAAGGGGCCAGTCAGTCGATCGATCTGACCACGCTGTCACCGGCCGCTGCCGGCCTGGTCGCGCCGACCAGTTATCAGCTTCCCACCAAATATCAGTCCGAATCGGTCGGTCCGATGCCCTACCGCGGATTGGTCCGGTAGCGTACCGTTTTGACGCCGGCCTATAATGGAATCCTCAGGGGCCGGCGACCGTGAAGCCCGCGATTCAATTTCGCGGGAAAATCGGAGCGGGAATCGCAAAAAACATCTCGAGACAATTGCATGTCGACACTCCACGTGACCAATGACCGCGATATCGTGTTGGTCGACGACGATGAGCTCGAAATCAAGCTGTTCGCCCGCTTCATGACCCTCTCGCAACTGAACAATCCGCTGCAATCGTTCACGTCAGGCGAAGAATTCCTGAGCTTCATGAATGAAGTCGATCAGGACAAGCAACCGGTGCCCGCGATCGCGATGATCGACGTTCGGATGCCGGTGATGAACGGATTCGAAGTGGTCCAGGCCGTTCGGGCAAACCCTTCGTTTGCCGAGATTCCGATGGTCGTCATGTTTTCAAATTCCGACGCGCCGGTCGATGAACAGAAAGCTCGTGACGCAGGGGCGGATGCCTACATCGTCAAACCGCAGGGATTTGAAGGTTACTTGCAGATCTTGAATATGTTGGCCACCGGCCAGGAAATCGAAGGGGAGTCCCCG containing:
- a CDS encoding response regulator, which encodes MSTLHVTNDRDIVLVDDDELEIKLFARFMTLSQLNNPLQSFTSGEEFLSFMNEVDQDKQPVPAIAMIDVRMPVMNGFEVVQAVRANPSFAEIPMVVMFSNSDAPVDEQKARDAGADAYIVKPQGFEGYLQILNMLATGQEIEGESPVTYFK
- a CDS encoding DUF1549 domain-containing protein, encoding MLPPLLRRPAPLLALVSALLVLSPAVATAQKKTPAKKKPAPPKIRLPESVRTRPSHLMDVEPASRDRRTELELAAAELDSLIEDKLTEQGLSPNPPVEDEVFLRRIYLDVAGRIPTLAEAQAFLDSKDPDKRIELIDTLLGSPDYVSHTYNFWADTLRLRERPQPNIIAEPFLAYVKDAIRTNKPYDEWVYEMLTADGKVWENPATGYQLRDDGMPLPYIDNTVRIFLGTQIGCAQCHDHPFDQWTQYQFYELAALTAGTRTRIKRGDPGYEKTNPANAMISEARKHYDKGRVPGAFQRMIRANTYNVSEVKATLRLPHDYAYQDAKPKSVIEPAVLWGEIPSKAKNASPRHQFAAWVTSPDNQQFQNMIVNRLWQRFMGVGFVEPIDDFRDEHPCVNEPAMECLGKELVRSGFDLKDLIRIILYSRTYQREASDYDVTSGQAYYFPGPMIRRMTAEQVWDSMLTLAVRNPMPFQRPGAEELKPYVDVDFANLTFEQAKAQSERFAKTYFLSAYNRELNKHAYQGNILCRASELPAPQRADHFLRQFGQSDRETIDGAEKEATVPQILAMFNGPITHVMLERGSAIVDDVLAIRDTRDRIDAIFMSVLARRPATKDRLFVAKELSRTPNDNVGYGNIIWALLNTREFLFVQ